The Dehalococcoidia bacterium genome contains a region encoding:
- a CDS encoding SDR family oxidoreductase translates to MSDLLDGKVALITGGASGIGRAGALRFAAAGARVVIADVQDEAIAGVVEEIGTGQALGLHADVTEEAQVEAAVRHGVERFGRLDVGLFAAGTGGGGPIHLLESEVFDRVIRLNVYGVFYAVKHAANQMIAQGRGGSLIAIASLNARQVAEGFTAYCTSKAAVAMLMQNAALELGRHGIRANAIGPGLVQTPLSARLWQTPAVRDAFIAETPMGRYAQPEEVAELALYLASDGCDKL, encoded by the coding sequence ATGAGCGATCTGCTGGATGGGAAGGTGGCGCTGATTACCGGCGGCGCCAGCGGCATCGGCCGCGCCGGCGCCCTGCGCTTCGCGGCGGCGGGGGCGCGGGTCGTGATCGCCGACGTGCAGGACGAGGCGATCGCGGGCGTGGTGGAGGAGATCGGCACCGGGCAGGCGCTCGGTCTGCACGCCGACGTGACCGAGGAGGCGCAGGTAGAGGCGGCCGTGCGGCATGGGGTCGAACGGTTCGGCCGGCTCGATGTCGGCCTGTTTGCGGCCGGCACAGGCGGCGGCGGCCCGATCCACCTGCTCGAGAGCGAGGTTTTCGACCGCGTGATACGGCTCAACGTCTACGGCGTCTTCTACGCGGTGAAGCACGCCGCCAACCAGATGATCGCCCAGGGCCGGGGCGGCTCGCTGATCGCGATCGCCAGCCTCAACGCGCGCCAGGTGGCCGAGGGCTTCACCGCCTACTGCACGAGCAAGGCGGCGGTGGCGATGCTGATGCAGAACGCCGCGCTGGAGCTGGGCCGCCACGGCATCCGCGCCAACGCGATCGGGCCGGGGCTGGTGCAAACGCCGCTCTCGGCGCGGCTGTGGCAGACGCCCGCCGTGCGCGACGCCTTCATCGCGGAGACGCCGATGGGCCGCTACGCCCAGCCCGAGGAGGTCGCGGAGCTGGCGCTCTACCTCGCCTCCGACGGGTGTGACAAGTTGTAA
- a CDS encoding acyl-CoA dehydrogenase family protein, with amino-acid sequence MDWKDSPEQAAFRAEVQELVRTRLPERYRRLAAAGEVEGRAWEFDRKSPDPAIRQAAIDWHHALGERGWVAPHWPKEYGGASLTPMERFILNQEIARAGAPNVGGSGVSLLGPTLIVHGTEQQRQTYLPPILAGEVTWAQGYSEPGSGSDLASLQTRAVRDGDEWVVNGQKIWTSAAHTADALFALVRTDPDAPKHRGITFLLIDDIKTPGITVRPLVDMSEGHYFNEVFFDDVRVPAGNVVGEVNRGWYVGMTLLDFERSNIGGAVAARRTLMRLLDHLRADEALRERAKANRLRQELAQRYIETEVMFQQSFRIVSMQARGEIPNYEASMAKLFNSELSQRLAETAMECLGMKGGIVRGRPEGSFARGYLGAVPATIRGGTSEVQRNVIATRGLGLPRA; translated from the coding sequence ATGGACTGGAAAGACTCGCCTGAACAGGCGGCGTTCCGCGCCGAGGTGCAGGAGCTGGTGCGCACGCGGCTGCCGGAGCGCTACCGCCGGCTGGCCGCCGCCGGCGAGGTGGAGGGCCGCGCCTGGGAGTTCGACCGCAAGTCGCCCGACCCCGCCATCCGCCAGGCGGCGATCGACTGGCACCACGCCCTGGGCGAACGCGGCTGGGTGGCGCCGCACTGGCCCAAGGAGTACGGCGGCGCGAGCCTCACGCCGATGGAGCGGTTCATCCTCAACCAGGAGATCGCCCGCGCCGGCGCCCCGAACGTCGGCGGTTCCGGCGTCTCGCTGCTGGGGCCGACGCTGATCGTGCACGGCACCGAGCAGCAGCGCCAAACGTACCTGCCGCCGATCCTGGCCGGCGAGGTCACCTGGGCGCAGGGCTACTCCGAGCCGGGCAGCGGCTCCGACCTCGCTTCCTTGCAAACGCGCGCCGTGCGCGACGGCGACGAATGGGTCGTCAACGGCCAGAAGATCTGGACTTCGGCCGCGCACACCGCCGACGCCCTCTTCGCGCTCGTGCGCACCGATCCGGACGCGCCCAAGCACCGCGGCATCACCTTTTTGCTGATCGACGACATCAAGACGCCGGGCATCACCGTGCGGCCGCTGGTCGACATGAGCGAGGGGCACTACTTCAACGAGGTCTTCTTCGACGACGTGCGCGTGCCCGCCGGCAACGTCGTGGGCGAGGTCAACCGCGGCTGGTACGTGGGTATGACGCTGCTCGACTTCGAGCGCAGCAACATCGGCGGCGCCGTGGCGGCGCGGCGCACGCTGATGCGCCTGCTCGACCACCTGCGCGCCGACGAGGCGCTGCGCGAGCGGGCAAAAGCGAACCGGCTGCGGCAGGAGCTGGCACAGCGCTACATCGAGACGGAAGTGATGTTCCAGCAGTCGTTCCGCATCGTCTCGATGCAGGCGCGCGGCGAGATTCCCAACTACGAGGCCTCGATGGCGAAGCTGTTCAACTCCGAGCTGTCGCAGCGCCTGGCCGAGACGGCGATGGAATGCCTCGGCATGAAGGGCGGTATCGTGCGCGGCCGGCCGGAAGGCAGCTTCGCCCGCGGCTACCTCGGCGCCGTACCGGCCACCATCCGCGGCGGCACCTCCGAGGTGCAACGCAACGTGATCGCCACGCGCGGCCTCGGCCTGCCGCGGGCGTAG
- a CDS encoding VOC family protein, whose product MAVTGFDHVAIPAEHYEEMIGFYRRLGFGIVGEEAWRAGTGHLVSVQFGANKINLHPPALWQRAAFTLRGPAARPGCGDFCFVWDGDVAGITALLREAGAPVEVGPVSRQGGRGGGTAVGASVYTRDPDQNLLEFIVYPAGGGQA is encoded by the coding sequence ATGGCCGTCACCGGCTTCGACCACGTGGCGATCCCGGCGGAACACTACGAGGAGATGATCGGCTTCTACCGGCGGCTCGGCTTCGGCATCGTCGGTGAGGAGGCATGGCGCGCCGGCACGGGGCACCTGGTCTCCGTGCAGTTCGGCGCCAACAAGATCAACCTGCATCCGCCGGCGCTCTGGCAGCGCGCGGCCTTCACGCTGCGCGGGCCGGCGGCGCGGCCCGGCTGCGGCGACTTCTGCTTCGTCTGGGACGGCGACGTGGCGGGCATCACGGCGCTGCTGCGCGAGGCCGGCGCCCCGGTCGAGGTCGGGCCGGTCTCGCGCCAGGGCGGGCGCGGCGGCGGCACGGCCGTCGGCGCCAGCGTCTACACGCGCGACCCGGACCAAAACCTGCTGGAATTCATCGTCTACCCGGCAGGGGGCGGGCAGGCGTAG